One part of the Parambassis ranga chromosome 8, fParRan2.1, whole genome shotgun sequence genome encodes these proteins:
- the LOC114440050 gene encoding properdin-like encodes MQALKILLVLVLTLGSVEHSECVRCFAEFDKTSGKCSKELGEVDEEDDCCQNPNYGYQKIDGPCQSCGPPVWSPWSSWSLCNELCGEGVRQRSRKCFGIGQSECENTNYKLETEACNSTCCDGKGWDPWLSWSPCSVTCGGVGGVRKRQRVCTSLPECRLACSGSSVETENCAINSTCPVDGGWSPWSSWSHCSGSCIDDQREGSPIPSRMRHRSCSNPTPSDHTVPPGNGCSGEGLQVQDCSELPNCPVDGSWGTWAPSGPCSVTCGEGLQLSIRKCDSPTPKYGGRLCDGPSTQSSVCQSPCPVHGLWSGWSSWSECSATCIAQGGDSIKVRQRSCSNPAPSSIPPGDSCQGDDSQLMQCNHMPHCPVDGGWGSWSPFGPCSVTCGVGVQVSVRSCDSPATKHGGRPCVGEGSQTRLCYTNRHCPVDGMWSEWTKWSACEYPFGNRDIRCKQTRGKQTREHWCLHQAHNGTICPGESLTDKRTCYDVNRCPIKGTWGGWESWSLCTPPCGKGSKRSRKRICNLDYSSYRDHDIIEFFGRPLADCGAPPDGIKSEQALCMNVPDCS; translated from the exons ATGCAGGCTCTGAAGattcttctggttctggttctcaCACTGGGTTCTGTGGAGCATTCAG AGTGTGTGCGATGTTTTGCTGAGTTTGACAAAACATCAGGCAAGTGCTCCAAAGAGCTCGGTGAAGTGGACGAGGAGGATGACTGCTGTCAGAACCCAAACTATGGTTACCAGAAAATAGATGGGCCATGTCAGTCTTGTGg tcctcCGGTGTGGTCACCCTGGTCATCATGGTCACTGTGTAATGAACTGTGTGGAGAGGGAGTGAGGCAGAGAAGCAGGAAGTGTTTTGGCATTGGCCAATCAGAGTGTGAGAACACCAACTATAAGCTCGAGACAGAAGCCTGCAACAGCACCTGCTGTGATG gCAAGGGCTGGGACCCGTGGCTCAGCTGGTCTCCCTGCTCGGTCACCTGTGGAGGAGTTGGAGGAgtcaggaagagacagagagtctGCACCAGTCTTCCTGAGTGTCGATTGGCTTGCAGTGGTTCTTCAGTGGAGACAGAGAACTGTGCAATCAACAGCACCTGTCCAG TCGATGGTGGTTGGTCCCCTTGGTCTAGTTGGTCACATTGTTCCGGTTCATGCATTGATGACCAGCGCGAAGGCAGTCCAATCCCTTCCAGAATGCGCCATCGCTCCTGTTCTAACCCCACCCCCTCTGATCACACAGTGCCACCAGGCAACGGTTGCTCTGGAGAAGGCCTCCAGGTGCAGGACTGCAGTGAACTTCCCAACTGCCCAG TGGATGGCAGCTGGGGGACGTGGGCTCCATCTGGGCCGTGCTCTGTCACATGTGGGGAGGGCCTCCAGCTGTCAATCAGGAAATGTGATAGCCCCACCCCTAAATATGGTGGCCGACTCTGTGATGGACCCAGCACTCAGAGCAGCGTCTGTCAGAGTCCCTGCCCTg TTCATGGACTTTGGTCCGGTTGGTCCAGTTGGAGCGAGTGTTCAGCTACCTGCATTGCACAAGGTGGAGATTCCATAAAAGTTCGCCAGCGCTCTTGCTCTAACCCCGCCCCCTCATCCATCCCACCTGGTGACAGCTGCCAAGGAGATGACAGCCAGTTAATGCAATGCAACCACATGCCTCACTGTCCAG TGGATGGTGGTTGGGGGTCTTGGTCTCCCTTCGGTCCCTGCTCAGTTACCTGTGGGGTGGGAGTCCAGGTATCTGTCAGGAGTTGTGACAGCCCTGCCACCAAACATGGTGGCCGTCCATGTGTTGGAGAAGGAAGTCAAACCCGCCTCTGTTACACCAATCGCCACTGTCCAG tggatGGGATGTGGTCAGAGTGGACCAAGTGGTCAGCATGCGAATACCCATTTGGTAATCGAGATATCAGATGTAAGCAAACACGTGGCAAGCAAACTCGTGAGCACTGGTGCCTCCATCAAGCTCATAATGGAACCATCTGTCCCGGAGAAAGCCTGACAGATAAACGGACCTGCTATGATGTCAACCGCTGTCCCA TTAAAGGCACCTGGGGAGGATGGGAGTCGTGGAGTTTGTGTACTCCACCCTGTGGAAAAGGCTCCAAACGTTCCAGAAAGAGGATCTGTAACCTGGATTACAGCTCATACAG agacCACGATATCATAGAATTCTTTGGGAGGCCTCTTGCTGACTGTGGAGCGCCGCCTGATGGAATCAAGAGTGAGCAGGCGCTCTGCATGAACGTGCCTGACTGCAGTTAA